ATGAAGGGAATCGAGAACGGCGCGTGGAGCTCTCCTGCTTCAGCGCGCAGCGCCGACACGGGCGCGGGTTCGTCGAGCAGGGTGGTTAGCCCCACCGCCACCAGACCAGGAAGCAGGCCCAGCGCGATGATGAGCCGATACTGACCGGGCAGCCCCCACAGGAGCGCGGTGGCGAGAAGCACGCCGATGGCTGCACCGGCTGTGTCCATGGCGCTGTGGAACCCGAACACCCGTCCACGCTGCACCGTTCCCGCCGCGTCGGCCAGCAAGGCGTCACGCGCGCTTCCGCGCAACCCCTTTCCCAGGCGATCGAGCAGGCGTGCGCCGAACACGCCGCCCCACGTTGCGGCCATCGCGATGAGCGGCTTGGAGAGGGCGCTCGCGCCATACCCCCAGCGGATGTAGGGCACCCGACGCCCCGCCCGATCGGAGTGCCACCCACTGAACCCCTTCATCAGCGCCACGAGCGCCTCCGCGCCGCCTTCGATGATCCCCAGGGCCAGTCCCGGACGCCCGGTCAGGGTCATGAGGAAGAGCGGAAGCACGGGGTAGATCATCTCCCCCGCCACATCGGTGAGGAGGCTGATCCAGCCGATGACGATGACGGCGCGAGGGAGTCGGTTCGACTCGGGCGGAGGCGGCATTCGAAGGGGGTTCCACGCCCCCCGTCCATCGCCCCTCCGAGATCGGAGACGCGCCCCTCCGAGCTCAGGAACGCGCCCCCCACCATCATCTATCAAGACGTCTACAACACCATCAACAAGACGGTGAACGACGTCCACAACGTGGTCACCGGCTACGCAGCGAAGAACCTTGGGAACTTCCTCAAGAACGACTGGGACGCCAAGAGCGGCTACACCAACCCGAGCACCTTCTCCAAGAGCCTGACCACGAGTGAGAAGAGCTACCTTGGATCGCTCAACGGGCTCAAGCCCCAGACCACGTACTACGTCGATCTCTCCGGCAAGAGCGTCAGCACGAGCAGCTTCAAGAACACGTCTTCCACAACGTCGTCCACCTCGCAGAGCGTGTCATCGCAGACCGTGGGGAACACCATCATCATCACCACCACCTACACCACGGTGAAGACGACCACGAACACCAAGTACAACACGACAGCCAAGCAGTACGCCCTCATGTTCGACATCACGGGCGACAGCGTGCCCGACTACCCCGAGTGGCTCGCCCCGCGGTTGCACGACGGCCTGCGCGCGCTGCCCGTCAATGGCCGCATCGAGAATGCCAACCAGCTCTTCGGCACCGCCGGCGGCTTCATCGACGGGTTCGACAAGCTTGCCGTTGTGTGCGACAAGGACCACAACGGCTGGGTCGAGGGGACCGAGCTCGAAGGGCTCTGCATCCGGGTCGACGCCAATCACGATGGGAAGAGCACACCCGACGAGCTGCAGCCGCTGAGCCAGTACGGGGTTGTCAGGATTGCCGTTGCCCACAAGAACTTCCTGGGCCGCTACGTCACCCGCGATGGCAAGGATCACTTCATGTGGGACTGGTGGCCCGCCGCCATGGAAGTGCGCAAGCTCCACGCCGACGCTGACGACAACTAGTGCGCCGCCTCATAATCTGCCTGCTGGCGCTGGTGATCAGCGCTGCTTTGCCTGCGCGTGCGTTCACCGTCACCGAGGTATCTCGCGTCCACGTGCGCGAGCTGCAGCGCCTCGTGGGCGCGGGCACGTTCATCGTCGACGTGAGCAGCACGTCGGTGGCCGCCGAGAAGGGCGAGATCTTCCTCCTCGCCCGCGAGTTCAACACCCGAAAGCTGCACTGGTTCATCTTCGACCTCGCGGCGCGCCGGGTGCTCAAACAGGGCTCGTGTCCGTTCGTGGGATTCAGCGCCATGGCGGTCTCTCCAGATGCCCGTCGAGCCATGGTGTTCTCCACGTTTCCGGTCGAGGCGTACGCATTGCAGGTCGACACCGGGACGTGGACGCGGATTCATGAGAACCCGCGTGGGGCGGGGCTTTCAATACTGGGCGTCTCCCCCCTGGCTTGGGTGAGTCGTACCAAGGCCTGCGCCCTGCTCGACGAGCGCGACGCAGAGCACTATGCCGTGGGAACCTGCGTGACCTCGCTGCCCCCCGTAGAGGCAGTGGTCTCGCTCGCCACGCTGAAGCGCCTCGCACTGAGAGCCGTCTACAAGAGTGAGCAGCGTCCCGCTGACGTGCAGGCCGACGTCGAAGAGATCCGTTTCGGTGAATCGCAGTCGCTGCTCTACACGTTCAAGACCCTGAATCAGAAGACGGGACGCTTTGTCGACCATCTTCTGCGCTTTGACGCTGCAGCGCGCGTGACCCCCATCGACACGGTCGAGGGTGAGCTGTTCCCCCTCGACTTCGACCCTGCGGCGCAGCGCGCGTTCTACCGCCGCATCACCCGCGGCCTCGCCAGTCCCGAGGTGGTGCTCTACGACCATGGCAAGAAGACGTCCGTTCTGCGAAGCAAGGCCCTTGTCGGCGGCTTCCTGGACGACGCAATGATCGGCGTAAGCGCGGTGAGCGGTGAGGGGCTGCAGATCTTCGTGGGCAGACTGGGCCGGCCCATGACGCGCGTGTTCGCCACCCCGACCCCCTACGCCACGGTCTTCTTGAGAAGCGCGCCGATGTTCGCTCTGCAGAGCAGCATCGAGCTGCGCCTTGTTCGTGTCGACCCCTGATCGCCTTGAGGCTCACCCACGCATCGCCCATGTGAAACCACGTGCGCAGCGATTCGTTGCGAGGCCTCGTCGGAGGGAGACTGGTACAGGCCTAACCGTGGAAGTCGATGCGGGTGCGCGTGCCGGAAGCTGACGACTCGACGCGCATCGTTCCGAGCTTTCGGCTCAGCACCCCGACCAGGGTGAGGCCCAGCGAAGGCGTTCGGGTCGCGTCGATGCCCACACCGTCGTCAGCCACCTCGAGACAGAGGCCGCGATCTGCGCGATACAGCGACACCTTGACCATGCCTTTCCTGCCCTCGGGGAACCCGTGCTCGAGCGCGTTCGAGACCAGCTCGTTCACCACAAGCCCGCAGTCCACCGCCACCGACATGGGCAGCGTGATCTCCTCGAGTCCGAAGATGGCCCGCACGCCCCCGCTTCCCTGGCTGAACACCACGTGGTCGACGAGGGTGCGCAGATAGCGGTCCATCGGCACCTCTGACATGTCGTCACCGCCGCTGACGAACTCGTGGATGAGGGCCATCGAGTGGATGCGGTTGGCCACCTCGCCAAACGCGTTCGCAACCCTCGGGTCATCGACGTGGCTGGCTTGCAGGCTGAGCAGGCTGACCACGATCTGCAGGTTGTTCTTGACGCGGTGATGGATCTCGCGGAGCATGGCCTCCTTCTCCTCGAGTGAGGCGCGAAGCTCGACACCCTGCGCCTCGAGCGTCCGGGTGAGCCCCCGCACCGCCTCGAAGCGGTCGGCGTTCTCCAGGGCTGCGCCGCCGATGGCGGCGAGGTGCGCGGCGAGCATGCGCTCGTCATCGCGGAAGAAGCCATCGAGATCGTCGTGCACCGCCTCCATCCACACCCGAGGGGTGCCACGCACCAGCAGCGGAACAAGCAGCGATGAGCGGCTCGAACCACGAGGCGGACGCTCGCGCCAGACGAGGCAGCGCTGCGGTCGCAGCAGCTCGATCACAGCCACGCGCACGGCCTCGAGAACGGCTTCCTCGGTGAGACACGAGACAATCGAGCGCCCCGCCTCGATGACCCCGATGAACCGATCGACGAGTCCCAGGCGCGGAGGGGCCTCGACCTCTTGCGGGGCGGGCAGGCGGAAGTGCTCGAGGGGGGTGGGATCGAGGCCGATGGCCCGAAAGGCCCACGCCCCGTCGCGCAGGTTCTCTGACGCGTCAGACCACCCGAGCGCAGCCCCCACCCGGCCCCTCTCGTAGAGCGCGAAGGCGAAGTAGTAGTGGTTCTCCTGCTCCACTGCCGTCTTGAGCGCATCGCGAAACAGGCGACGCGCCGAAACCTCTCGCCCGGACTCGGCCTCGAGCACGGCCGACTCGAGAAGCGCGTGGGCCAGATGCACGGGTGAGCGGGTGGACGCTGTGCGCGCGCGCCTCGCCGCGGCGCGGGCACGGCGTATGTAGGTGGCCCGCAGCGCTCCCGCCCCCACCGCAAGCGTGCTCGCCGCAAATCGCCAGGCCGTGGCCTCCCAGCAGGAACGGGTGACGTAGTGGCTGGTGGGCTCGAGGCCCCCCGTGGTGAACCGCGACAGGCGAAAGCGCTGGGCTGCCAAGGCGGCCTCACCTCGCCCCAGATGCCAGAGCCCATGCCCGAGGTGGATCTCGGCGTTGGCCAGGGGTGGAAGATCGAGGCTGATCTCTCCCAATGCCTCTCGGGGCACGCGCCCCCCGGTGTTTCTTACCACATCAGCGAGAGCGGCGTACCCCACACAGGGATCGCCCCCGTCACGGAGCTTCTCGTGCACCTCGCGGGCGAGCCGTGTGGCCGAGGAGACGCGTCCACGAAAGAACTCCACCCGCGCAAGGTAGAAGCGGAGGATCTCGATCTCCCAGAATTCCTCGGAATGGCGCATGAGGCGCTCGAGGGCGTCGGTGAAGAGCTCGGACGCGCTTCGCAGCGCGCCGGATCGATAGTGGAGAAAACCCTTGCGACTGAGGCCTCGTGCCAGCTGCAATGGATCGCTGCGCGTCTCGGGAAGGGCCAGCCCCCGGTCGAGGTAGCGACGCGCGCGAGAGAACCAGGCGATGAGGGTGAGCACCTCGCCGTGCTCGATCCACACCCAGCCCAGCTGGCGCGTGGGCGGATAGCGCTCGATGGTGTTGAGCGAGCGCAGGTGAGACCAGAAGGTGAGCGGGAACCTCGACTCCAGCCCCGTGAGCTGCTTCATGCGATCGAAGATGACACTCGCGAGCAGATCTCCCTCGGCATCGCGCAGCGACCGCCTTGCCAGAAAGCGAGATGGCGCCATCGAATGGAGGCATTGCACCGCGATCTGCGAGACGATGGCCACACCCGTGGCAACCGAGCCCTGCGGCACCGGATGCCCCAGTAGCCGCAGCGCTTCGGCCAGGTCGTCATAGGCCTCCCGGCTGCCCGTCTTCATGCCGATCTCACCGATTCGTCCAAAGGCGCGGGCGCGGGTCAGGGCGTCGGTGGCGGCCTCGCGAATGCGACGCCAGAGGCGCACCGATTCGTCATACCTCCCGCGGCGGAGCAGCACCTCGGCCAGGCCTTCCACCACCTCGAGCTCGGCCGCGCGATTCGGACAGCCGCGCATCGCCCTGCGATAGAACCCCTCGGAGAGGTCGAGCGCGTGGCGGGCGTGTGCGTCTCGTGCCGCAGCGAGCGCGTAGGGGAAGGCCCGCTCCGGCGCGTCACCCTCGTGGAGGTGGTGGGCCAGCGCGTAAACGGCTCGTCCCCCCTCCCCCTCGTACGAGGCCGCTGCCTGCACGTGCAGAGCGCGCAGGCGAGCAGTCTCGATCTGACCGAGAACGGCCTCGCGGATGCGATCGTGGGCGAAGGTGTAGCGCGTGCCGTGGGCCTCGGTCCAGACCAGCTGCTGTCGACGGGCGTCTTCGAACGCCGCGAGAAGATCGACCGGATCACCGCTCCAGACGCGGAGAGCGTCATCGAGACTGCTGCTTCGCCCCATCACCGCGAGGGCCTCGAGCGCCGAGAGGCGCGTGGGGGCGAGGCGCGCGAGACGGGTCACCAGCTGTTCGGCCGCCTGCGATGAGACAGAGAGATCGATCCCCCGGCCCACCGTCCACCCCTTGCCCTCGTCGATCAGGGCACCGCTGGTCACCAGCCCCCGCAAGAGCTCCACCG
This genomic window from Pseudomonadota bacterium contains:
- a CDS encoding MFS transporter, which encodes MPPPPESNRLPRAVIVIGWISLLTDVAGEMIYPVLPLFLMTLTGRPGLALGIIEGGAEALVALMKGFSGWHSDRAGRRVPYIRWGYGASALSKPLIAMAATWGGVFGARLLDRLGKGLRGSARDALLADAAGTVQRGRVFGFHSAMDTAGAAIGVLLATALLWGLPGQYRLIIALGLLPGLVAVGLTTLLDEPAPVSALRAEAGELHAPFSIPFITAAAALVVFGLANSSDTFLLLRVRASGWQDWQVGLAYAGYNLMYAAAAYPLGRLSDRVGRWPVMVVGWMLYAMVYAGFASLSGNAYWGLFAAYGLYMALTDGAAKALLADLAPPSRKGTALGAVSTGVGLANLVGSVAAGVLFDRVGPAAPFWLGCGGTALALLLLAGAWAVRRRATREAR
- a CDS encoding sensor histidine kinase; the encoded protein is MELLRGLVTSGALIDEGKGWTVGRGIDLSVSSQAAEQLVTRLARLAPTRLSALEALAVMGRSSSLDDALRVWSGDPVDLLAAFEDARRQQLVWTEAHGTRYTFAHDRIREAVLGQIETARLRALHVQAAASYEGEGGRAVYALAHHLHEGDAPERAFPYALAAARDAHARHALDLSEGFYRRAMRGCPNRAAELEVVEGLAEVLLRRGRYDESVRLWRRIREAATDALTRARAFGRIGEIGMKTGSREAYDDLAEALRLLGHPVPQGSVATGVAIVSQIAVQCLHSMAPSRFLARRSLRDAEGDLLASVIFDRMKQLTGLESRFPLTFWSHLRSLNTIERYPPTRQLGWVWIEHGEVLTLIAWFSRARRYLDRGLALPETRSDPLQLARGLSRKGFLHYRSGALRSASELFTDALERLMRHSEEFWEIEILRFYLARVEFFRGRVSSATRLAREVHEKLRDGGDPCVGYAALADVVRNTGGRVPREALGEISLDLPPLANAEIHLGHGLWHLGRGEAALAAQRFRLSRFTTGGLEPTSHYVTRSCWEATAWRFAASTLAVGAGALRATYIRRARAAARRARTASTRSPVHLAHALLESAVLEAESGREVSARRLFRDALKTAVEQENHYYFAFALYERGRVGAALGWSDASENLRDGAWAFRAIGLDPTPLEHFRLPAPQEVEAPPRLGLVDRFIGVIEAGRSIVSCLTEEAVLEAVRVAVIELLRPQRCLVWRERPPRGSSRSSLLVPLLVRGTPRVWMEAVHDDLDGFFRDDERMLAAHLAAIGGAALENADRFEAVRGLTRTLEAQGVELRASLEEKEAMLREIHHRVKNNLQIVVSLLSLQASHVDDPRVANAFGEVANRIHSMALIHEFVSGGDDMSEVPMDRYLRTLVDHVVFSQGSGGVRAIFGLEEITLPMSVAVDCGLVVNELVSNALEHGFPEGRKGMVKVSLYRADRGLCLEVADDGVGIDATRTPSLGLTLVGVLSRKLGTMRVESSASGTRTRIDFHG